One part of the Dermacentor andersoni chromosome 2, qqDerAnde1_hic_scaffold, whole genome shotgun sequence genome encodes these proteins:
- the LOC140216134 gene encoding uncharacterized protein has product MRPLSRKKKVLLVMKMMTLLLMLKRRRRRYQRQPRRWWVRPVFAARKQEGLYYTAMRRMREGDHAFFFKFYRMTPQMFDTLLTFVVTDLTCQNFIREPLEPAERLAIALSYLASGQDICNVALAYRVGIETARMCIHVTCRSLWARLKDHYMKVPSRAEWEKIAQGFSMRWQFPNCLGAVDGKHVAIVSPPNSGSVYFNYKGTFSVVLMAVVDSDCKYTLIDVGAEGRLSDGGTFKNSEFGRALTQGDLDIPSLNWLPGSATNAPYAFVGDEAFQLREDFLRPYPARQLDDERRVFNYRLSRARRCAENAFGITAARWRILLRTIHLKPKNVDFVIKAACILHNFLTVHNPQSHKFTDTEDSFGNLVAGQWRQGVQQASGNNSEPHFFPIKATHCRNYLGNAATSRNLFAAYFCSSAGEVPWQWNLPGVSKEAVVKRLREQTHLTIQ; this is encoded by the exons ATGAGACCGTTgtctagaaaaaagaaagtgttgcttGTCATGAAAATGATGACGTTGCTGCTAATGCTGAAGAGGAGGCGACGTCGGTACCAGCGGCAACCGCGACGATGGTGGGTTCGGCCCGTGTTTGCAGCACGCAAGCAAGAAGGACTTTACTACACAGCA ATGCGCCGTATGCGTGAAGGCGACCACGCCTTCTTCTTCAAGTTTTACCGTATGACGCCTCAGATGTTTGATACATTGCTGACATTTGTTGTAACAGACCTAACTTGTCAGAACTTCATAAGAGAACCCTTGGAGCCAGCTGAACGGCTGGCAATAGCATTAAG TTACCTGGCATCAGGCCAAGACATCTGTAATGTCGCACTTGCATATCGTGTTGGCATTGAAACTGCACGAATGTGCATACACGTCACATGTCGGTCCCTCTGGGCACGACTAAAGGATCACTATATGAAG GTACCCAGCAGAGCTGAGTGGGAGAAGATAGCCCAGGGCTTTTCGATGCGATGGCAGTTCCCGAACTGCCTAGGTGCTGTGGACGGCAAACATGTTGCCATTGTTAGCCCTCCTAACTCTGGCAGCGTCTACTTCAACTACAAG GGCACATTCTCTGTGGTCCTAATGGCTGTGGTCGACAGTGACTGCAAGTACACCCTCATCGATGTGGGAGCCGAGGGTCGCCTCAGTGATGGTGGCACATTCAAAAACTCTGAGTTTGGACGTGCCCTCACTCAAGGAGACTTGGATATACCATCACTGAATTGGCTTCCTGGCTCTGCAACAAATGCACCATATGCCTTCGTAGGCGACGAGGCTTTTCAGCTGAGAGAGGATTTTCTTCGTCCTTATCCAGCCAGGCAGCTTGATGATGAAAGACGGGTCTTCAACTATAGGCTAAGCCGAGCAAG GCGCTGTGCAGAGAACGCATTTGGGATAACGGCGGCCAGATGGAGAATTCTGCTACGTACCATCCACTTGAAACCGAAGAATGTGGACTTCGTTATCAAGGCTGCTTGTATTCTGCACAATTTTCTCACTGTCCACAACCCACAGTCACACAAGTTCACCGATACAGAGGACAGCTTTGGTAACCTCGTCGCAGGACAGTGGCGACAAGGTGTCCAACAAGCATCGGGAAACAACTCGGAACCCCACTTCTTCCCGATAAAGGCAACACATTGCAGGAACTACCTTGGTAATGCGGCAACCAGCAGGAACCTTTTCGCAGCATACTTTTGTAGCAGTGCTGGGGAGGTTCCTTGGCAATGGAATCTCCCTGGGGTGTCCAAAGAAGCAGTTGTCAAGCGGCTACGGGAGCAGACACATCTAACAATTCAGTAA